The Porphyrobacter sp. LM 6 sequence TCCGTGCCAACTCCTCGTAGTCATGGAAATCCGGCCCTTCGTTGCCTTCGGGCTTGTTGGTGTATTCCATGCAGGAGGTCGTGAGGTCGGTGCTGAAATCCTCGTCCTGGTGACCCAGCCCATAATCGTGGCCGATTTCCTGGCAGGTGACCAGCTGGCGCCACGTGTCGTTATTATAGGCGTCGCGGTTGAAGTAGTTATCGTTGAGCTTGGTCGATCCGGCGACGATCTTGCCGTTGCTCAGGCTGATCGTGGCGAGCCCCAGCCAACCGTTTGCCCCGTAATCGGCGTTGCAGACTTGGATCGTCCCGGTGACCATCGTACAGCTTGAATTGTTGCCATATTCGATACCCGACTGGATGAAAGGCGAGGCATTCCAGTCGCCGTTTGCCCGCGCGACATGGCCGTTCCAGCGGCTGCTGGTGTTATCGACCAGAGCCGGGGTGATCGGATTGGTTCCGTCGGCCACCCAGGCGTAGGTCCCCCATTGGTGATGGGCGAACACCGGTGCCGTAGCCAGTCCGATGGCCATCACGGCGACCGAAGCCGCAATCCCGCGCGAGACATTGAATTTCATGGCTGCTCCCCGTTCGTCTTTTCGATGAGAATGGGGTCTGAAGGCAAACAGCTTACAACCGCCGAACGGCTACGGCTTACGGATATTGCTAAAGGGCGCTTAAGCATGGTGTCGCGCGCACCCGGCGCGATCGATCACTTTTCCCCCGCAACCCATTTGCGGACCTGTTCGCGCAGGGCAAACCGCCGCGATTGCTCGAAGGTCTCGGCATGGTGCCGGGTCTCAAGCACCTCGGCGTTGGTCAGCGGATCATCGAAGACCAGCCCGTTCAGCCCCCCGCCGGCGCCATTCATGGCGCGCACCGCTTCGCAGAACACCTCTAGCCGCCCGATCCTGAGATAGCCGCCCTCGCCCACCGCCAGCGGCTCGGCCAGGGCAACGCGCGCGCCTGTCCGCGAGAGATCGAGCAGAATGCAGTCATGCGTGGCGTAGATCGAAACCAGCTGTGCCGGGATCGAAAGCCGCAGGCGCGCAGCTGCGCGGCGCCCGTAGTTCGCGACGTCCTGCTCACACGATGTGGTTGCGGCTTGATCCAGCATGATGCCGGAATTTTCCGCGATCTTGGTGAACCGGTCCGAAGCGTCCGGCTAGGGAAGATCGCGTAGGCGGTGTCTAGTCCTGCCCTTCCATCAGCCCGTGCTTGCGGATGCAATGGCGCAGCTGATCATAGGTTAGCCCCAGCGCCCGGGCAGTCTGGCGCTGGTTCCAGCGATGCTTGCCGAGCGCGGTCTGGAGGATCGCCCGTTCATGCGCGTCGACCGCGGCGCGCAGGTCTTCCACCGCATCGAGATTGGCCATCGCCGGCGCCGGGCTGGACGCCGCACTGGGCGAAGGCGCAGCGGGCGTGCTGCGCCGGTGCTCGGGCGGACGCGGGCGCCACGGACTGTCGAAGGGATCGAACTGGACATGCGCGATCGGCCTTTCGGGATCGGCCCAGCGATAGACCGCGCGTTCGACCACGTTGCGCAGCTCGCGGACATTGCCGGGCCAGGGATGCTCCTCGAGCGCGTCCTTGATATGCGCGGCGAAGCCCGGCCAGCGGTCCCAGTCGAGCTCGGCCGCCATGCGCCGCCCGAAATACTCTGCCAGCACCCCGATATCGCCTTCGCGCACGCGCAGCGGCGGCAGGGTGATGACCTCGAAACTCAGCCGGTCGAGCAGGTCGGCACGGAAGTCGCCGCTGGCGGCGAGCGCGGGCAGATCATCATTGGTCGCCGCGACAATCCGCACATCGACCCGGATCGGGCGCGAGGCACCGATGCGCGTCACTTCGCCATATTCGACCGCGCGCAGCAGCCGCTCCTGCGCGCCCATCGACAGCGTGCCGAGTTCATCAAGGAACAGCGTGCCGCGATCGGCTTCTTCAAAGCGGCCCGCGCGCGCCTTGGTGGCGCCGGTGAAGGCGCCCGCCTCGTGTCCGAACAGCTCGGCTTCGATCAGGGTTTCGGGAAGCGCTGCGCAGTTCATCGTCACCAGCGGCTCGTCCCAGCGGCTCGACAGGCGGTGAAGTCGTTCGGCGATCAGTTCTTTACCCGTGCCGCGCTCGCCGATCACAAGCACGGGGCGGTTCATCGCCGCAGCGCGCGAGGCACGCTCGACCGCGTCGAGGAAGGCCCCGGATTGGCCGATGAACTGGCTTTCGAGCTTCATGTCCAAACTATAGCGAAAAACGCCAATGCTTGGCAAGATAGACCAACACTCCCACCACAGAGCCCGCGAAAAGTCGCGGATTTCCGCCATTTTCGCGATTTGGCACGGCGGTTGCAAAATACCGGGCAAGACCACGGACACCACTTGGGAGGCCCACTATGATCAACCAGCAACCCGCCGCCAGCGCCTTCTGGAGCTCCAAGCTCGGGCACGCCGCGATGGCCAGCATTGCCGCGATGGTGATGATGATCGCGCTGTCCTCGCAGATCCAGCCGGGCGCGGCCAGCGCCGCCCCGCTTGCCCACCCCGTGTCGGAAGCCGGCGCGATGATCGAGATCGCCTGACGTGGGCGACCCCTTTGACCCCCTCGGGCCGGAGCGCCCCATGCAGGACGTCCCCCCGCAGATGCTGCAGGTGGCGCACGCCCCACACGCGCCAACCTGGACAGCGATGCTCCGGCCCACCCCTCCCGCCTGCTGTCGTCGGGACGCCTGTCGCGGCTCGACGAGGAAATCGAAGCCTTGCGTCGCAGCCCCACCCCGACGCAATCTGAAGGACGCACCGGCGAATCCGGGAGCGCCCGCATGACCGCGCGCGACCGCGCCAATACGTTTCTCGATGGAGTAGCCTTCATGGGCATTTTCAGCCGCACCCGTGACATCATTGCCGCCAACTTCAACGACATGCTCGACAAGGCAGATGATCCGGCCAAGATGATCCGCATGATCATCCTCGAAATGGAGGAAACCCTGGTCGAAGTCCGCGCCAGTGCGGCGCGCACCATCGCCGATCAGAAGGAAATGCATCGCCACTGCGTCAAGCTTGACCGGCTTCAGGCCGACTGGGCCGAGAAGGCACAGCTCGCGCTCAGCAAGGACCGCGAAGACCTCGCCCGCGCGGCGCTGGTCGAGAAGAAGAAGGCCGGCGATATGGCCGACCAGCTCAAGACCGAAATCGCCGTGCTGGACGATGCGCTGCGTGCCTACGAGGACGACATCCAGAAGCTCCAGCATCGTCTGCGCGAAGCCCGCAGCCGCCAGACCGCGATCGCCGCGCGCCTCGAAAGCGCCGAGAACCGCGTCAAGCTGCGCACGCTGATGAGCACCGAACGCACCGACGAGGCGCTCGCCCGCTTCGACCAGCTCGAACGCCGGGTCGATTACGCCGAAGGCCGTGCCGACGCGCTGCAGATCGCGGAAAGCAAAACCCCGTCGCTCGCCGATGAAATTGCGGCACTCGCCGGTTCGGACGCGATCGACGACGAATTGGAAGCCATGAAGAAAGCGCTCGGCAAGGCCGACGACAGCGCCAAAGACCTTGGGGGAGAATAAGCCATGCCGTTTGAAGTCGTACTCGTTGTTGCAACGCTCTTCATCGGCCTGCCCTGGCTGGTCCTGCACTACATGACCAAGTGGAAGACAGCCCCCACCATCACCGCCGATGACGAAGTGCTGCTGGAGGAACTCTACAACCTCGCCAAGCGCCTCGATCAACGGATGGAAACGGTCGAACGCCTGGTCGCCACCGATGACCCGGCCTTTACTCCGGCCCGCCGCCTGATCGCCGAACACGCCGACGACAACCAGCAGCTCCGCGAGCTTGAACAGCTGATCGCCGAGAAGAAAGGAACCCGCGCATGAACAGCCCCCGCACAACGCTTTACCGCGACAAGCACAATGCCAAGCTGATGGGTGTGTGCTCGGGGATTGCCGACTACACCGGCGTCAATGTCCTGTGGGTCCGCCTCGGCACGCTGGCACTGGCGATGGGTCTGGGCTGGCCGATCTTCGCCTACTTCATCGCCGGTTTCGTGCTCAATAAGAAGCCGCCCTATCTCTACCGCGATGCGAACGAGCAGAAGTACTGGCAGTCCGTCCGCCAGAGCCCGCGCCGCACCGCCCGGGAGATCAAGGCGAGCTTCCGCGACATCGACCGCCGCCTGGCCGCAGTGGAAGCCCACTACGTCAGCAGCAACCCGCGTCTGACCGCCGAGATCGAGCGGCTGCGCTAATCCAGAACACTGCTTACAGGGACTAGGACAATGGATCCTTCGCAGATTGCCGTGATGATCCCGATCGTCGCCTTGATGATCCCGATCGTCGCGATCTGGACCAGACATCAGCAGCGCATCGCCGAAATCCAGATCGGTGCCACGGCCGAGCAGACCGCGGAAAAGGCGGCGCAATATGCCAGCCACATCCAGCGGCTCGAAGATCGGGTGCAGGTGCTCGAACGCATCGTCACCGACGGCGGTTACAATGTCGCCGCCCAGATCGAGGCGCTGCGCGATACCCGCCGGGTTGATGAAATGGATGCCGGCGTACCGCTCGGCCTCGAGAAGAAGGAACGCGTGTAATGCCCTTCCACGACCCCGGCTTCGTCGTCGCCATTGTGATCGTCTGTACCCTCGGCTGGCTCGCCAACAACTGGATCCGCGCCAAGCACGGCTACCCGCTCGAAGACGAATGGGGCGGTAAGACCGAGCGCAAGGATAACGCCGAAACCCAGCGGTTGAAGGCCGAGAACAAGTCGCTGCACGACAAGCTCGATGCCATGCAGGATCGCATGATCGTGCTCGAAAAGATCGTCACCGATCGCGGCTATTCGCTCGCCGAGGAAATCGAAGCACTCCGCGATACGCGGGCCAAGGATGATGCCGGCGTGCCGCTAAACCTCGGCAAGAAGGAGCGTGCGTGATGGAAAACATTGACGTGTTCCTTCCCTATGTCGGCTGGATCATCACTGCGGGCTTCGCACTCGGCGCGATGGGGATCATCGCCTCGTTCCAGACCACCCGCATGAAGATCAAGAACGGCTATCCGCTTGAAGGCATGTGGGGCCAGTCCCTGAAGCCGGGCTCGGACAAGGAAACGGCGCACCGCGTGACCCTGCTGACCCAGGAAAACGCCGAGCTGCGCGCCGAGCTGGGATCGATGAAGGACCGGCTCGCCAATGTCGAACGGATCGTCACCGACGGCGGCTATCACCTCGGTGCGGAGATCGACGCGCTGCGTGACCGTGCGCTCGAAAACCTCTCGGACAAGGGCAAGGCGTAATGAGCAGCTGGGCCATCGTCGCGCTTGTCGGGATTATCGTCATCGGTCTGGTCGAGTTCGCCAAGACCCGCGCGGGCATCGTCAAAGACAAGCACGGCAACGAGCAGTTTGCCCCGCGCGATAACGGCCAAAGCGATGCGGAACTGGAAGCCGCCCGCCGCGAGCTTTCCGAACTGCGCGAACGGGTGAAGGTGCTCGAACGCATCGCCACCGACAGCAATACCGGCGAAGCCCGCGAACAGGCGCGGATCGCTGCCGAGATCGAAGCGCTGCGGGGTCTGCCCGCGGCAAGACAGGAGAAGAGCGAATGATCACGTCCTTGCTCGACCCAACCCTCATCATGACGGGCGGAAGCCTGATCGGGCTTATTGTCATCGCCGCTGCCTTGCTGCGCGGCTGGCAGGGCTGGCTCGATCTGAAGCGGCAGGAGCTTGACCGCACGGCTGTGCCTGCGGCGCAGGACGAAGGGTCGAGCTTCGGCACCGCCCGTATCGAACTCGCCGACCTCAAGGAACGCATCCGAAAGCTCGAAGCCATCGCCAGCGGTGTGGAGCTGTGAGCACCGCACGCAACACCGCCGCGCAGGCCGGGATCAGCCTCGGCACGGCGATCGCGGTCGCGATCAGCTGGAGCGTCAACAAGTCGATCATCTGGGCGATCGTCCACGGCTTCTTCAGCTGGTTCTACGTGATCTACTACGCCTTCACCCGTCCGGGTGGCCTCAGCGAATAATCCCGCCTTTGCGTTGGCGGCGCGCCCCGTTAAAGGGCGCCCCATGCGCACCCTTTCCGACATTCTCGAGGAGTACGAATTCCTCGAAGGCGACGAACGCTATGGCCTGCTGATCGAGCTGGGCCGCAGCCTCGAACCCATGCCCGATGCCCTGAAGACCGATGCAACGCTGGTGCGCGGCTGTTCGGCCGCCGTGTGGGTCTATCCGGCGGGGACGGACGCGGAAAAGCTGCACTTCCTCGCCGATAGCAATGCCGCGATCACCAAGGGGATCGTCGCGCTCGTCATCGCCGCGGTGCAGGACAAGCCCGCCGCCGAAGTCGCAAGCATGGACGTGATGGGCGCGCTCGGCCCGTTCGATCTCAAGAACCAGCTCTCGAGCAACCGCACCCAGGGCGTGCCGAACATGATCGCGCTGGTGAAGGAACACGCTGCCCGCCTTGCTGCGGGGTGAGTGGTTGGCGCGCGGCTGGCGATAGCGTAGGTTGCGCCGGCAACGGCTGGACGAAGCCAGTCGCCTCCATGGGGGAGAACCGGCATGCTGACCAACGCCAAACCCGTCTGCTTTGTCCTCGCCGCCGATCTGGCCAAGGCGCGCAGCTTCTATACCGACACCCTCAGCTTGACCGAGACCGGCGAGGATCCCTTCGCGGTCAGCTATGATCTGGCTGGCACAACCTTGCGACTGACGAAGGTCGAGGGCCATCAGCCAAACCCGCATACGGTGCTCGGCTGGCAGGTTGCGGATATCGAAGCGGAGATCGATGCGCTGATAGCCAAGGGCGTGGCCTTTGCGGTCTATGAAGGCTTCGGACAAGATGCGCGCGGGATCTGGACCCATCCCGGGTCGGGCGCGAAGATCGCCTGGTTTCATGACCCCGAGGGCAACAACCTTAGCCTGACCCAGTTCGGCGGCTAGGCTTCACTAAGGCCCATTGTTCCACGTGGAACATGGGGCAAACGGGGTCTAGAGGGGGTCTAAGGGGGGTCTAGCAGGGGTCTGGCGCGGCCTAGAGATTGCGGCCGACAACCTCGAAGCCATCGTCCCCGGCGCCCACTGCATCGCGCACAACGGCCAGGCCCGCTTCCTTCTGCGCCTTCAATTCCGCCTTCAGCTTGGCCGGATCGCGCGCGAAGACGAAGCCGAAGCTGACCCCGCCCTCTTTCCCGATCGTCGCATGGTGCAGCTTGTGCGCCTGCACCAGCCGCTTGGCGTAGCCCTTGCGCGGCACCCAGCGGAAATAACGCTGATGCACCAGGCCATCATGCACCAGCGTGTAGATCACGCCGTAGAGCGAGATGCCGACAGCGAACCACCACAGCCAGTCCCAGTAGAGCGAGCCGTAGATATACATCGCGGCATTGATCGAGCCGAACACCACGGCGAACAGATCGTTCTTCTCGAACATATTGTCGTGCGGTTCGTGGTGATCGCGGTGCCAGCCCCAGCCCCAGCCGTGCATGATGTACTTGTGCGCCACCCAGGCGAACAGCTCCATCCCGATCAACGAGGACATGACGGTCAGGAACACTTCGAGCCAGCTCATGCGGGCACCTTCTCAGTCAATTCTACCTTGCCCACCCCGGCCCGGCGCGCACCGGGTAGCGCCCACCACGGCACGTCGGGGCGACGGTGGTGTTCGAGATGATAGCCGAAATGGAAGCACGAGGCGAGGCTTGCGAGCGTGCCGAAATCCTCGCTGCGGGTGTTGTGCCGGTCGGCGAAACCCGTCCCATCCTCGCCCGCTTCATGGCGGTGCGGACGGAAGGTGCCGAAGTAGAACAGCTGGAGCGAGGAGGCGAGCGCGGGCAGCCCGTAAAGCAGCACGATCTGGATCATGGGAATATCCAGCACCAGCCAGTAAATGCCGACCACGGTGTGCACGAACAGGATCGAACGCCAGCCGAAGTAACGCCGGAAAAAGGTCGCATACCAGCGTCCGAAATGCGCCGGATTGTGCTCGTCGAAATCGGGGTCGCCGGCGTGGCCCGCCAGCTTGTGGTGCGCGAAATGCGCGTCCCTCAGCTGCCGCCATGCAAAGCCCGCATAAAGCGCCAGTAGAACCGCGCCGATCGCGCCGTTGATTTTGGGATGGCCGGGAACAAGGCTGCCGTGCATCGCATCATGGCATACGATGAACACGCCGACCGAAAGCCAGCATTGCACCACTGCAACTGCCAGCGCGAGCGGCCAGTTCGACCACGTCAGTTCGAAGACAAAAATCCCCCAGGCGTGGATGCCGAGCCAGCTTCCGGCAATCGCCAGCGCCAGCACCAGGCCGACAGCGCGCTGCAAAGACCGCGCGGGCAGGACGAAATGCGGGCTGCTCATGCCGGATATACGCACGGAAGGGCCATCCGGTTGCCTATAAAGGGCAACCGCAAAACGGCAATTGCGTTTGCGACAATGGGTGGATGCGTGCGACGGGACACCCCTGGCACGCACGGGAAGAAGCGGGCGCCCGGCGCGAAGGCCGGGCGCCGCCGATCAGTTCACGATCCCGATCGTATCGGGCTTGCCATCCGGATCGAAGTTGACGATGCCGCCATTGCCGACCGGCCCCTGCAGCAGGATTCCGGCGAGGTGCGGCGTTGCCATCGAGGTCCCCGAGATGGTGTTGTAGGTGCTGCCGATCCAGGTCGACTTGATCGACGAACCGGGCTCGGCGAAATCGATCGGCGGATTGCCGTAATTCGAGAAGCTCGACCAGCTGTCACCATTGGCGAACGAGGACACCGTGTAGACATTGGTGCCGTTGGCGCGGGCGGGCGAATAGTTGGCCGCGTTGGCCGAGCTGTTGCCCGCAGCAACCGCAAAGCGCACGCCCGTCGCCGCAGCGTTGATCACCGCCGTATCGAGCGCCGAACTCACGCCGCCGCCAAGGCTCATGTTGGCGACATCGCCCGCGCGGCCGTTCTGCGCGACGTAATCGACACCCGCGATCACGCCCGAATTGCTGCCCGAACCGCGCCGGTCGAGCACGCGGACCGCGACCACTCTGGCGCCAGGTGCGACACCGACGACACCGATCGTGTTGTTGATCGCTGCGATCGTGCCGGCAACGTGCGTGCCGTGGCCGTTCGCATCATTGGGCGAGGTGTCGGTCAGGAAGCTGCGCGAACGTGCGGTGTCGACGTTGAGATCGGGATGATCGAGCTGGATTCCGCTATCGATCACCCACGCGGTCGCAAAGGTGCCGGCCGCGCCGCCGCGCACGCGGGTGATGCCCCAGGGCACTTCCTGCGGCGGCTGGGTGGTGGTCCCGCCGCCCGGCTT is a genomic window containing:
- the pspC gene encoding envelope stress response membrane protein PspC gives rise to the protein MNSPRTTLYRDKHNAKLMGVCSGIADYTGVNVLWVRLGTLALAMGLGWPIFAYFIAGFVLNKKPPYLYRDANEQKYWQSVRQSPRRTAREIKASFRDIDRRLAAVEAHYVSSNPRLTAEIERLR
- a CDS encoding sterol desaturase family protein, which produces MSWLEVFLTVMSSLIGMELFAWVAHKYIMHGWGWGWHRDHHEPHDNMFEKNDLFAVVFGSINAAMYIYGSLYWDWLWWFAVGISLYGVIYTLVHDGLVHQRYFRWVPRKGYAKRLVQAHKLHHATIGKEGGVSFGFVFARDPAKLKAELKAQKEAGLAVVRDAVGAGDDGFEVVGRNL
- the pspB gene encoding envelope stress response membrane protein PspB, which codes for MPFEVVLVVATLFIGLPWLVLHYMTKWKTAPTITADDEVLLEELYNLAKRLDQRMETVERLVATDDPAFTPARRLIAEHADDNQQLRELEQLIAEKKGTRA
- a CDS encoding VOC family protein; translated protein: MLTNAKPVCFVLAADLAKARSFYTDTLSLTETGEDPFAVSYDLAGTTLRLTKVEGHQPNPHTVLGWQVADIEAEIDALIAKGVAFAVYEGFGQDARGIWTHPGSGAKIAWFHDPEGNNLSLTQFGG
- a CDS encoding fatty acid desaturase, whose protein sequence is MSSPHFVLPARSLQRAVGLVLALAIAGSWLGIHAWGIFVFELTWSNWPLALAVAVVQCWLSVGVFIVCHDAMHGSLVPGHPKINGAIGAVLLALYAGFAWRQLRDAHFAHHKLAGHAGDPDFDEHNPAHFGRWYATFFRRYFGWRSILFVHTVVGIYWLVLDIPMIQIVLLYGLPALASSLQLFYFGTFRPHRHEAGEDGTGFADRHNTRSEDFGTLASLASCFHFGYHLEHHRRPDVPWWALPGARRAGVGKVELTEKVPA
- a CDS encoding S8 family serine peptidase — protein: MIGMKPFSILAVLPIAALAVPASAQRAGDKIPDAYICVFDASVTADRVPAAARGAAQAATGQVGHVYTKALRGFSVRASAQGIANMRAKNPSIRYCEQDQVVTAIQTKGGKPGGGTTTQPPQEVPWGITRVRGGAAGTFATAWVIDSGIQLDHPDLNVDTARSRSFLTDTSPNDANGHGTHVAGTIAAINNTIGVVGVAPGARVVAVRVLDRRGSGSNSGVIAGVDYVAQNGRAGDVANMSLGGGVSSALDTAVINAAATGVRFAVAAGNSSANAANYSPARANGTNVYTVSSFANGDSWSSFSNYGNPPIDFAEPGSSIKSTWIGSTYNTISGTSMATPHLAGILLQGPVGNGGIVNFDPDGKPDTIGIVN
- the pspF gene encoding phage shock protein operon transcriptional activator, with protein sequence MKLESQFIGQSGAFLDAVERASRAAAMNRPVLVIGERGTGKELIAERLHRLSSRWDEPLVTMNCAALPETLIEAELFGHEAGAFTGATKARAGRFEEADRGTLFLDELGTLSMGAQERLLRAVEYGEVTRIGASRPIRVDVRIVAATNDDLPALAASGDFRADLLDRLSFEVITLPPLRVREGDIGVLAEYFGRRMAAELDWDRWPGFAAHIKDALEEHPWPGNVRELRNVVERAVYRWADPERPIAHVQFDPFDSPWRPRPPEHRRSTPAAPSPSAASSPAPAMANLDAVEDLRAAVDAHERAILQTALGKHRWNQRQTARALGLTYDQLRHCIRKHGLMEGQD
- a CDS encoding SufE family protein; this translates as MRTLSDILEEYEFLEGDERYGLLIELGRSLEPMPDALKTDATLVRGCSAAVWVYPAGTDAEKLHFLADSNAAITKGIVALVIAAVQDKPAAEVASMDVMGALGPFDLKNQLSSNRTQGVPNMIALVKEHAARLAAG
- the pspA gene encoding phage shock protein PspA, which translates into the protein MTARDRANTFLDGVAFMGIFSRTRDIIAANFNDMLDKADDPAKMIRMIILEMEETLVEVRASAARTIADQKEMHRHCVKLDRLQADWAEKAQLALSKDREDLARAALVEKKKAGDMADQLKTEIAVLDDALRAYEDDIQKLQHRLREARSRQTAIAARLESAENRVKLRTLMSTERTDEALARFDQLERRVDYAEGRADALQIAESKTPSLADEIAALAGSDAIDDELEAMKKALGKADDSAKDLGGE
- a CDS encoding PilZ domain-containing protein, with translation MLDQAATTSCEQDVANYGRRAAARLRLSIPAQLVSIYATHDCILLDLSRTGARVALAEPLAVGEGGYLRIGRLEVFCEAVRAMNGAGGGLNGLVFDDPLTNAEVLETRHHAETFEQSRRFALREQVRKWVAGEK